From one Trifolium pratense cultivar HEN17-A07 linkage group LG1, ARS_RC_1.1, whole genome shotgun sequence genomic stretch:
- the LOC123882214 gene encoding probable xyloglucan endotransglucosylase/hydrolase protein 10 yields MNNFHTTLFFFFGFVSLSLFHVSISSIVSTGDFNKDFFVIWSPNHVNTSDDGKTRSLKLDQESGAGFASNQMFLFGQIDMQIKLVPGDSAGTVLAFYLTSDQPNRDEIDLEFLGNVSGQPYILQTNIYADGFDNREERIYLWFDPTKDFHTYSVLWNLHQIVFMVDTIPIRVYRNHADKGVAFPRWQPMSLKATLWNGDSWATRGGQDKIDWKNGPFIASFRNYKIDACVWKGNPRFCRASSSTNWWNQYNFSTLTSIQRRWFKWVRTYHMIYDYCKDNERFQNNLPRECSLPKY; encoded by the exons ATGAATAACTTCCACACAacacttttcttcttctttgggTTTGTCTCCTTGAGTTTGTTTCATGTTTCAATTTCTTCTATTGTTTCAACAGGTGACTTCAATAAGGATTTCTTTGTAATATGGTCCCCCAATCATGTAAACACATCTGATGATGGAAAGACAAGAAGCTTGAAACTTGATCAAGAATCTG GGGCTGGTTTTGCTTCAAACCAGATGTTTTTATTTGGACAAATTGACATGCAAATCAAACTAGTACCAGGTGATTCTGCAGGCACAGTTTTGGCCTTTTAT CTTACCTCTGATCAACCCAATAGAGATGAGATAGATTTGGAGTTTCTAGGAAATGTGTCTGGCCAACCATATATACttcaaacaaatatttatgCAGATGGATTTGACAATAGAGAGGAGAGGATTTATCTATGGTTTGATCCCACAAAGGACTTTCATACTTATTCTGTGTTGTGGAATCTGCACCAGATTGT GTTTATGGTGGATACAATTCCTATAAGAGTATATAGAAACCATGCAGATAAAGGAGTAGCATTTCCTAGATGGCAACCAATGAGTCTAAAAGCAACCCTTTGGAATGGTGATAGTTGGGCAACAAGAGGTGGCCAAGATAAAATTGATTGGAAAAATGGACCATTTATAGCTTCATTTAGAAATTACAAAATTGATGCTTGTGTTTGGAAAGGGAACCCAAGATTTTGTAGGGCATCAAGTTCTACAAATTGGTGGAACCAATACAATTTTAGCACACTAACATCCATACAAAGAAGGTGGTTCAAATGGGTTAGGACATACCATATGATTTATGATTATTGCAAAGATAATGAAAGGTTCCAAAATAATCTTCCTAGGGAATGTTCTCTTCCCAAGTATTGA
- the LOC123882179 gene encoding methionine aminopeptidase 2B-like, producing MAEENSHSDILSEKNGTQEPPSLVEEQVAELSLSPQKEEDESKEVSKKKKKKPKSKKKKGPIEQTDPPSIPVLDLYPSGNFPEGEIQQYKDDNLWRTTSEEKRELELLQKPIYDSVRRAAEVHRQVRKYMKGIIKPGMLMTDLCETLENTVRKLISEDGLQAGIAFPTGCSLNWVAAHWTPNSGDKTVLQYDDVMKLDFGTHIDGYIVDCAFTVAFNPMFDPLLEASREATYTGIKESGIDVRLCDVGAAIQEVMESYEVEINGKVYQVKSIRNLNGHSIGRYQIHAGKSVPIVKGGEQTKMEEGEFYAIETFGSTGKGYVREDLECSHYMKNFDVGHMPLRLPRAKQLLATINKNFSTLAFCRRYLDRLGETKYLMALKNLCDAGIVQPYPPLCDVKGSYVSQFEHTILLRPTCKEVISKGDDY from the exons ATGGCTGAGGAAAATTCTCATTCAGATATTTTGTCAGAAAAAAATGGAACTCAAGAGCCTCCAAGTCTTGTAGAAGAACAAGTTGCTGAGCTTTCTTTATCACcacaaaaagaagaagatgaaagtaAAG aagtttcaaagaagaaaaagaagaaacctAAAAGCAA GAAAAAGAAAGGACCCATTGAACAGACAGATCCACCATCGATTCCTGTTCTTGATCTTTACCCATCTGGCAATTTTCCAGAAGGTGAAATTCAGCAGTACAAAGACGA TAACTTATGGAGAACAACATCAGAGGAGAAGAGAGAGCTGGAGCTCCTTCAGAAACCAATATATGATTCAGTTCGCCGAGCAGCAGAAGTTCATCGTCAG GTTCGGAAATATATGAAAGGCATTATAAAGCCTGGAATGTTGATGACCGACTTATGTGAAACATTGGAGAACACCGTTCGTAAGCTAATATCAGAGGATGGTCTACAAGCAGGCATTGCTTTCCCCACAGGGTGCTCTTTGAATTG GGTTGCTGCTCACTGGACCCCCAATTCGGGAGATAAGACTGTTCTTCAGTATGATGATGTGATGAAGTTGGATTTTGGCACCCATATAGATG GATATATAGTTGATTGTGCTTTTACTGTGGCGTTCAACCCAATGTTTGATCCACTGCTTGAAGCCTCTAGGGAAGCAACCTATACGGGTATTAAG GAATCTGGAATCGATGTGCGCCTTTGTGATGTTGGTGCAGCAATTCAAGAGGTCATGGAGTCATATGAGGTTGAGATTAATGGGAAGGTGTATCAAG TTAAGAGTATACGGAATTTGAATGGACATAGCATTGGCCGCTATCAAATTCATGCTGGTAAATCCGTTCCCATTGTGAAAGGTGGAGAGCAGACAAAGATGGAAGAGGGGGAATTTTATGCTATTGAAACCTTCGGGTCAACTG GGAAAGGATACGTACGAGAAGATCTGGAATGCAGCCACTACATGAAAAACTTTGATGTTGGTCATATGCCGCTGAGATTGCCTAGAGCTAAGCAACTATTAGCGACTATTAACAAGAACTTCTCCACTCTGGCCTTTTGTAGGCGATATTTAGACCGCCTAGGAGAAACTAAATACTTAATGGCATTGAAGAACTTGTGTGACGCTGGCATTGTTCAG CCTTATCCTCCTCTATGTGACGTGAAAGGAAGCTATGTATCACAGTTTGAACATACAATCCTACTCCGACCAACGTGCAAAGAAGTTATATCAAAGGGTGATGATTATTAA
- the LOC123882204 gene encoding agamous-like MADS-box protein AGL62 — protein MSSGRKSRGRQKIEMKKMSNESNLQVTFSKRRSGLFKKASELCTLCGADVALVVFSPGEKVFSFGHPDVDTVINRYLLQVPPQNNTTMQFIEAHRSANLRELNTQLTQINSALDIEKRRNEELTHMRKNAEAQYWWACPVDGMNRAQLELFKKALEELKKLIAQHAAQGVPTPTLPFFAGNGSSANMPIHHQPNPQQSQMFPAQFFQNPMLQPHLFGFNNMGGGGYGPPGFY, from the coding sequence ATGTCGAGCGGAAGGAAAAGCCGAGGTCGCCAAAAGATTGAAATGAAAAAGATGAGCAACGAGAGCAACCTGCAAGTTACTTTCTCAAAGCGCCGTAGCGGGCTCTTCAAGAAAGCTAGCGAGCTTTGCACTCTTTGTGGTGCAGATGTTGCTCTCGTCGTATTTTCACCTGGTGAGAAGGTATTTTCCTTTGGTCACCCTGATGTTGATACGGTCATAAACCGTTATCTCTTACAGGTCCCACCTCAAAACAATACCACCATGCAATTCATTGAGGCTCACCGTAGCGCCAACCTACGTGAACTCAATACTCAGTTGACTCAAATCAACAGTGCGTTGGACATTGAGAAGAGGCGTAATGAGGAGCTGACTCACATGCGCAAGAATGCTGAGGCTCAATATTGGTGGGCTTGTCCCGTTGATGGGATGAATAGAGCTCAACTTGAATTATTCAAGAAGGCTCTGGAGGAGCTTAAGAAGCTCATTGCTCAACATGCTGCTCAGGGTGTTCCTACTCCAACCCTACCATTTTTTGCTGGAAATGGTTCATCCGCTAACATGCCGATCCATCATCAGCCAAATCCTCAACAATCTCAGATGTTTCCAGCACAATTTTTCCAGAACCCTATGTTGCAACCTCATTTGTTTGGTTTTAACAACATGGGAGGAGGAGGATATGGACCCCCTGGATTCTATTGA
- the LOC123912316 gene encoding agamous-like MADS-box protein AGL62, whose amino-acid sequence MDNMLQQKKKTTGRRKIEIKKLDKETNKQVTFSKRRQGLFKKASELCVLCDVHAAIIVFSPADKLYSFGQPNTDAILNSYINGTTEFTDAKSMEDSSTYAEYNGQYEESLKMLEMEKKKLAEVENLAKTWNRGDWWNDSIDDMSINQLEQFMISLYELRKKLFERADGLSMMFPF is encoded by the coding sequence ATGGATAATATGTTACagcaaaaaaagaaaaccaCAGGGCGTAGGAAGATTGAGATCAAGAAGCTTGACAAAGAAACCAACAAACAAGTCACGTTCTCGAAAAGAAGACAAGGGTTATTCAAAAAAGCGAGTGAACTTTGTGTTTTATGTGATGTTCATGCAGCGATCATTGTTTTTTCTCCGGCCGACAAACTATATAGTTTTGGTCAACCAAACACCGATGCAATCCTCAATAGCTACATCAATGGAACAACTGAGTTCACGGATGCAAAGTCGATGGAAGATTCTTCAACCTATGCCGAGTACAACGGACAATATGAGGAGTCACTAAAGATGTTGGAGATGGAAAAGAAGAAACTTGCTGAAGTTGAAAATTTGGCTAAGACTTGGAATAGAGGTGATTGGTGGAATGATTCAATCGATGATATGAGCATTAATCAACTCGAACAATTTATGATTTCTCTTTATGAGTTAAGGAAGAAGCTTTTCGAAAGGGCTGATGGACTTTCGATGATGTTTCccttttga
- the LOC123882190 gene encoding inositol-tetrakisphosphate 1-kinase 3-like isoform X2, whose product MLQDVVDLNLSDCNGKVGIPRQLVITKDKNPSTIPYEVNKAGLKLPLVAKPLVVDGSAKSHELFLAYDEFSLSELEPPLVLQEFVNHGGLLFKIYIVGDSIKVVRRFSLPNISKRELSKVSGVYRFPRVSCAAASADDADLDPSIAEHPPRPLLERLAKELRHRLGLRLFNVDMIREYGTKDVFYVIDINYFPGFGKMPDYEHVFTDFLLNLKQNKCKKKLTA is encoded by the exons ATGCTTCAAGATGTGGTGGATCTAAACTTATCTGACTGCAACG GCAAGGTTGGCATCCCACGTCAGCTTGTAATCACAAAAGACAAAAACCCATCCACCATCCCTTATGAAGTCAACAAAGCTGGATTGAAGTTGCCATTAG TTGCGAAACCACTagttgtggatggcagtgcaaAGTCACATGAACTATTTCTTGCTTATGACGAGTTCTCTCTTTCAGAGCTTGAACCTCCACTGGTTCTGCAAGAGTTTGTCAATCACG GCGGTCTTCTCTTTAAGATTTATATTGTTGGGGATAGCATAAAGGTTGTGAGGCGTTTCTCTCTTCCTAATATCAGTAAACGGGAGTTATCAAAAGTCTCAGGTGTATACCGTTTTCCAAGAGTTTCGTGTGCAGCAGCTTCTGCAGATGATGCTGATCTAGATCCTAGTATTGCCG AACACCCACCAAGACCTTTGTTGGAAAGGCTTGCAAAGGAGCTTCGCCATAGATTG GGACTTCGCCTGTTCAACGTGGATATGATTCGGGAATATGGAACCAAGGATGTGTTTTATGTCATCGATATCAACTACTTTCCTG GGTTTGGGAAAATGCCAGATTACGAGCATGTATTTACAGATTTTCTACTTAACCTAAAGCAGAATAAGTGTAAGAAGAAACTTACTGCTTAA
- the LOC123882190 gene encoding inositol-tetrakisphosphate 1-kinase 3-like isoform X1, whose amino-acid sequence MRLNGEISSGEEEEEEVIMEKSEVGTTPFLGQKLVVGYALTVKKKKSFLQPNFIALSRSKGIYFVAIDVNKPLAEQGPFDIVLHKLLGEEWRDIIEDFRQKHPEVIVLDPPDAIQHLHNRQSMLQDVVDLNLSDCNGKVGIPRQLVITKDKNPSTIPYEVNKAGLKLPLVAKPLVVDGSAKSHELFLAYDEFSLSELEPPLVLQEFVNHGGLLFKIYIVGDSIKVVRRFSLPNISKRELSKVSGVYRFPRVSCAAASADDADLDPSIAEHPPRPLLERLAKELRHRLGLRLFNVDMIREYGTKDVFYVIDINYFPGFGKMPDYEHVFTDFLLNLKQNKCKKKLTA is encoded by the exons ATGAGACTAAACGGAGAAATCTCAAgcggagaagaagaagaagaagaagtaatAATGGAGAAATCTGAGGTGGGTACGACGCCGTTTTTGGGTCAGAAATTGGTTGTTGGTTATGCGTTAACggttaagaagaaaaaaagctTTCTTCAACCAAATTTCATTGCTCTTTCAAg GAGCAAGGGAATATACTTTGTTGCTATTGATGTAAACAAGCCACTGGCTGAACAAGGTCCATTTGATATTGTCTTACATAAG TTGTTAGGCGAGGAATGGCGAGATATCATCGAG GATTTCAGGCAAAAACATCCTGAAGTAATCGTCCTTGATCCGCCAGATGCAATTCAACATTTACACAACCGCCAATCCATGCTTCAAGATGTGGTGGATCTAAACTTATCTGACTGCAACG GCAAGGTTGGCATCCCACGTCAGCTTGTAATCACAAAAGACAAAAACCCATCCACCATCCCTTATGAAGTCAACAAAGCTGGATTGAAGTTGCCATTAG TTGCGAAACCACTagttgtggatggcagtgcaaAGTCACATGAACTATTTCTTGCTTATGACGAGTTCTCTCTTTCAGAGCTTGAACCTCCACTGGTTCTGCAAGAGTTTGTCAATCACG GCGGTCTTCTCTTTAAGATTTATATTGTTGGGGATAGCATAAAGGTTGTGAGGCGTTTCTCTCTTCCTAATATCAGTAAACGGGAGTTATCAAAAGTCTCAGGTGTATACCGTTTTCCAAGAGTTTCGTGTGCAGCAGCTTCTGCAGATGATGCTGATCTAGATCCTAGTATTGCCG AACACCCACCAAGACCTTTGTTGGAAAGGCTTGCAAAGGAGCTTCGCCATAGATTG GGACTTCGCCTGTTCAACGTGGATATGATTCGGGAATATGGAACCAAGGATGTGTTTTATGTCATCGATATCAACTACTTTCCTG GGTTTGGGAAAATGCCAGATTACGAGCATGTATTTACAGATTTTCTACTTAACCTAAAGCAGAATAAGTGTAAGAAGAAACTTACTGCTTAA
- the LOC123882166 gene encoding paired amphipathic helix protein Sin3-like 2: MDNGVDAGQKRLTEQDALAFLKDVKVAFQDEREKYDEFIKIMKDFKAFEINTIGVRSRVNELFKGHKDLILGFNNFLPNGYKMGDGVDARQNLTMNDALGFLKAVKVAFQNEREKYDEFLKIMKDFRAKRTDTIGVISRVKDLFKEHIHLVLGSTTSCQMDMNLSLLMS; encoded by the exons ATG GATAATGGTGTTGATGCCGGTCAGAAGCGACTAACCGAGCAAGATGCATTAGCGTTTCTTAAGGATGTAAAAGTTGCGTTCCAAGATGAGAGGGAAAAATATGAtgagtttataaaaattatgaagGATTTCAAGGCTTTCGAAATTAATACAATTGGTGTCCGATCAAGAGTGAATGAGCTGTTTAAAGGAcataaagatttaattttgGGATTCAACAACTTCCTGCCAAACGGGTATAAAATG GGTGATGGTGTTGATGCTCGTCAGAATCTAACTATGAACGATGCATTAGGGTTTCTTAAGGCCGTAAAAGTTGCTTTTCAAAATGAGAGGGAAAAGTATGATGAATTTCTAAAAATTATGAAGGATTTTCGTGCCAAAAGAACCGATACAATTGGTGTCATTTCAAGAGTTAAGGATCTATTTAAAGAGCATATACATTTAGTTTTGGGATCAACAACTTCCTGCCAAATGGATATGAATTTATCATTACTAATGAGTTGA